One genomic segment of Actinoplanes ianthinogenes includes these proteins:
- a CDS encoding DUF3099 domain-containing protein, translated as MKKQPSVLITDAARSPGDQLRSREIRYVAMMSARVGCLILGAVLISARVPLLPLWLVLCAAGMVFLPWAAVLIANDRAPKTKAERAADAAARERQQMALSEAAPIQDEPVTIDAEIVDPRDTDKTP; from the coding sequence GTGAAGAAGCAGCCCTCGGTACTGATCACCGATGCCGCGCGCAGTCCTGGCGACCAGCTCCGCAGCCGGGAGATCCGCTATGTCGCGATGATGAGCGCCCGGGTCGGCTGCCTCATCCTCGGCGCCGTGCTGATCAGCGCACGGGTGCCGTTGCTGCCGCTCTGGCTGGTGCTGTGCGCGGCCGGCATGGTGTTCCTGCCCTGGGCCGCGGTGCTGATCGCCAACGACCGGGCGCCGAAGACGAAGGCGGAGCGGGCGGCGGACGCGGCGGCGCGGGAGCGGCAGCAGATGGCGCTCAGCGAGGCGGCGCCGATCCAGGACGAGCCGGTCACGATCGACGCCGAGATCGTCGATCCGCGGGACACCGACAAAACCCCTTAA
- a CDS encoding response regulator, whose product MTTVMLVDDSATMLMSLKSILTKAGYAVETAAHGKEALDKLGKGVKPNLIISDVNMPQMDGITFAKEARKAPGMRFTPILMLTTESDQAKRAEAKNAGATGWLVKPVGPDQLLGVIKQVLPGA is encoded by the coding sequence ATGACCACCGTGATGCTCGTCGACGACTCCGCCACCATGCTGATGAGCCTGAAGTCGATCCTGACCAAGGCCGGGTATGCGGTGGAGACCGCCGCCCACGGCAAGGAGGCCCTGGACAAGCTCGGCAAGGGAGTCAAGCCGAACCTGATCATCAGCGACGTGAACATGCCGCAGATGGACGGGATCACCTTCGCCAAGGAGGCCCGCAAGGCCCCCGGCATGCGTTTCACCCCGATCCTCATGCTGACCACCGAGTCGGACCAGGCCAAGCGGGCCGAGGCGAAGAACGCCGGCGCCACCGGCTGGCTGGTCAAGCCGGTCGGACCGGACCAGCTGCTCGGCGTGATCAAGCAGGTGCTGCCCGGGGCCTGA
- a CDS encoding pseudouridine-5'-phosphate glycosidase, protein MTDFAIRFGDHVTRARRDGRPVVALESTIISHGLPHPDNLRVAREIEQTVRDNGAVPATIGMIGGELIAGLDDAQIEHLALAGDVAKLSVRDLAIAAAKRADGATTVAATSAVAAAAGIGVFATGGLGGVHREANLTFDESADLTALARTPIVVVCAGVKSILDVGATLERLETLGVSVAGYGTRRFPGFFITDGGFDVDWQLDSPEQVADFIRARRDQEVSEGALVLANPLPADEQLDPELHDRTLASGLALLAEEGVTGKAVTPFLLAHFHASTQGQSLATNVRIILRNAALAARIAVAENSGTAAPVGFAAPA, encoded by the coding sequence GTGACTGACTTCGCTATTCGCTTCGGTGACCACGTGACCCGTGCGCGCCGTGACGGCCGGCCGGTGGTGGCCCTGGAGAGCACCATCATCTCGCACGGGCTGCCGCACCCGGACAACCTGCGGGTGGCCCGGGAGATCGAGCAGACCGTCCGGGACAACGGCGCCGTGCCCGCCACGATCGGCATGATCGGCGGGGAACTGATCGCCGGCCTCGACGACGCCCAGATCGAGCACCTGGCGCTCGCCGGGGACGTGGCCAAGCTCTCGGTCCGCGACCTGGCCATCGCCGCGGCCAAGCGGGCGGACGGCGCCACCACGGTCGCCGCGACCAGCGCGGTCGCCGCCGCGGCCGGGATCGGCGTGTTCGCCACTGGCGGCCTGGGCGGGGTGCACCGGGAGGCGAACCTAACGTTCGACGAGTCGGCCGACCTGACCGCGCTGGCCCGCACCCCGATCGTGGTGGTCTGCGCCGGGGTCAAGTCGATCCTCGACGTGGGCGCCACCCTGGAGCGGCTGGAGACGCTCGGCGTCTCGGTGGCCGGTTACGGCACCCGGCGCTTCCCGGGGTTCTTCATCACCGACGGCGGCTTCGACGTGGACTGGCAGCTCGACTCGCCGGAGCAGGTGGCCGACTTCATCCGGGCCCGGCGCGACCAGGAGGTCAGCGAGGGCGCGCTGGTGCTGGCCAACCCGCTGCCGGCCGACGAGCAGCTGGACCCGGAGCTGCACGACCGCACGCTGGCCTCGGGGCTGGCGCTGCTCGCCGAGGAGGGCGTCACCGGCAAGGCGGTCACCCCGTTCCTGCTGGCGCACTTCCACGCCAGCACGCAGGGGCAGAGCCTGGCCACCAACGTCCGGATCATCCTGCGCAACGCCGCCCTGGCCGCCCGGATCGCGGTGGCGGAGAACAGCGGGACGGCCGCGCCGGTCGGGTTCGCGGCGCCGGCCTGA
- a CDS encoding response regulator, which yields MTRVLVVDDAATVRLYHTSLLQEAGFEVAEAANGLEAVEAAMTTPFDLFVVDVNMPKMNGYACVETLRSETVGTAAPVLMISTEDRPGDADRAYQAGANLYLVKPVAAERLVRVATMLTAGKDPEA from the coding sequence ATGACCCGGGTTTTAGTAGTCGACGACGCCGCGACCGTGCGGCTCTACCACACCAGCCTGCTCCAGGAGGCCGGGTTCGAGGTCGCCGAGGCGGCGAACGGCCTGGAGGCCGTGGAGGCCGCGATGACCACGCCCTTCGACCTGTTCGTGGTGGACGTGAACATGCCGAAGATGAACGGTTATGCCTGCGTGGAGACGCTGCGCTCGGAGACGGTCGGGACGGCCGCCCCGGTGCTGATGATCAGCACCGAGGACCGCCCCGGCGACGCGGACCGGGCCTATCAGGCCGGGGCGAACCTGTACCTGGTCAAACCGGTCGCCGCCGAGCGCCTGGTCCGGGTCGCCACCATGCTGACCGCGGGGAAGGACCCCGAAGCATGA
- a CDS encoding DEAD/DEAH box helicase, whose product MSPSAPNLEIFPPLRAWQRKAMVEYLRRRSEDFMAVATPGAGKTTFALRLAAEMLNDGTVDAVTVVCPTEHLKTQWAQAAARVGIQLDHRFRNSEIHSSRDFHGAVVTYAQVGMAPQVHKRRTITRRTMVILDEIHHAGDSRSWGDGVKDAFEPAERRLLLTGTPFRSDENPIPFVQYERGMDGIQRSKADSVYGYADALRDRVVRPVMFMAYSGETRWRTNAGDELAARLGEPMTKDLIAQAWRTALDHRGEWMPQVMTAAHNRLLRVREGMPDAGGLVIASDQTAARAYAKLLHDLTGEAPTVVLSDDDGASGRIAEFAASDKHWMVAVRMVSEGVDIPRLAVGVYATSASTPLYFAQAIGRFVRSRQPGETATVFLPSVPHLLGLASEMEAERNHVLGAPKEKDGLDDELLERAQKSEDAIGDLEKQFEALSATAELQEVIYDGASFGMPARTGTAEEADYLGLPGLLTPDEVTMLLNKRQTEQLAVQKKLEQEAARNAPEPPPREPVVQMSAGERRATLRRQLNTLVAAHHHRTNLPHGKIHAELRRLCGGPPSAQATIEQLEERIATIQTF is encoded by the coding sequence TTGAGCCCGTCTGCGCCGAACCTGGAGATCTTCCCGCCCCTGCGGGCATGGCAGCGCAAGGCGATGGTGGAGTACCTTCGCCGCCGTTCCGAGGACTTCATGGCCGTGGCGACGCCCGGCGCCGGCAAGACCACGTTCGCGCTGCGGCTCGCCGCCGAGATGCTGAACGACGGCACGGTGGACGCGGTGACCGTGGTCTGCCCGACCGAGCACCTCAAGACCCAGTGGGCACAGGCGGCGGCCCGGGTCGGCATCCAGCTCGACCACAGGTTCCGCAACTCGGAGATCCACTCGTCGCGGGACTTCCACGGGGCGGTCGTGACGTACGCCCAGGTCGGCATGGCCCCCCAGGTGCACAAGCGGCGCACCATCACCAGGCGCACCATGGTCATCCTGGATGAGATCCACCACGCCGGCGACTCGCGGAGCTGGGGCGACGGGGTCAAGGACGCGTTCGAGCCGGCCGAGCGGCGGCTGCTGCTGACCGGGACCCCGTTCCGCTCCGACGAGAACCCGATCCCCTTCGTGCAGTACGAGCGGGGCATGGACGGCATCCAGCGCTCCAAGGCCGACTCGGTCTACGGGTACGCGGACGCGCTGCGGGACCGGGTCGTGCGGCCGGTCATGTTCATGGCGTACTCGGGCGAGACCCGGTGGCGGACGAACGCCGGTGACGAGCTGGCCGCCCGGCTCGGCGAGCCGATGACCAAGGACCTGATCGCGCAGGCGTGGCGTACCGCCCTGGACCACCGGGGCGAGTGGATGCCGCAGGTGATGACGGCCGCCCACAACCGGCTGCTGCGGGTGCGGGAGGGGATGCCGGACGCCGGTGGGCTGGTCATCGCGAGTGACCAGACGGCGGCTCGGGCGTACGCGAAACTGCTGCACGACCTCACCGGCGAGGCGCCCACCGTGGTCCTCTCCGACGACGACGGCGCCTCCGGCCGGATCGCCGAGTTCGCCGCCTCGGACAAGCACTGGATGGTCGCCGTCCGGATGGTGTCCGAGGGCGTCGACATCCCCCGCCTGGCCGTCGGCGTCTACGCCACCAGCGCGTCCACCCCGCTCTACTTCGCCCAGGCGATCGGGCGCTTCGTGCGGTCCCGGCAGCCCGGCGAGACCGCCACCGTCTTCCTGCCCAGCGTGCCGCACCTGCTCGGGCTGGCCAGCGAGATGGAGGCGGAGCGCAACCACGTCCTCGGCGCGCCCAAGGAGAAGGACGGCCTCGACGACGAGCTGCTGGAGCGGGCGCAGAAGTCCGAGGACGCGATCGGCGACCTGGAGAAACAGTTCGAGGCGCTGTCCGCGACCGCCGAGCTGCAAGAGGTCATCTACGACGGTGCGTCGTTCGGCATGCCGGCCCGGACCGGCACCGCCGAGGAGGCCGATTACCTCGGCCTGCCCGGCCTGCTCACCCCGGACGAGGTCACCATGCTGCTGAACAAGCGGCAGACCGAGCAGCTCGCCGTGCAGAAGAAGCTGGAGCAGGAGGCGGCCCGGAACGCGCCGGAGCCGCCGCCGCGCGAGCCGGTCGTGCAGATGAGCGCGGGGGAGCGGCGGGCCACCCTGCGCCGCCAGCTGAACACCCTGGTCGCGGCGCATCACCACCGGACCAACCTGCCGCATGGAAAGATTCACGCCGAGTTGCGCCGGCTGTGTGGCGGGCCGCCCAGCGCGCAGGCCACCATCGAACAGCTCGAGGAGCGGATCGCCACCATCCAGACGTTCTGA
- a CDS encoding GAF domain-containing protein encodes MRLPQYPQLHDTARLREVARLGLDREAPREYLAGMVEEVSGRIGTPFAVLDALLDDSQVFLAGCGPIPAWAGEVGGTPVEWAFCTRLLTGGKPLFIPDTAQDPEHRDNPLVRVEGVRSYIGAPLISTNGHVVGGLCALDVQPRQFAEADLAYLAGMADETVRRIEEHADRAS; translated from the coding sequence GTGAGGTTGCCGCAATACCCGCAGTTGCACGACACGGCCCGGCTGCGTGAGGTGGCCCGGCTCGGGCTCGACCGGGAGGCGCCCCGGGAGTACCTGGCCGGCATGGTCGAGGAGGTGTCCGGCCGGATCGGCACTCCGTTCGCGGTGCTGGACGCGCTGCTCGACGATTCCCAGGTGTTCCTGGCCGGCTGCGGGCCGATCCCGGCATGGGCCGGCGAGGTGGGTGGCACCCCGGTCGAGTGGGCGTTCTGCACCCGGTTGCTGACCGGCGGCAAGCCGCTGTTCATCCCCGACACCGCGCAGGACCCGGAGCATCGGGACAACCCACTGGTGCGGGTGGAGGGGGTGCGGTCCTACATCGGCGCGCCGCTGATCTCCACCAACGGGCACGTGGTGGGCGGCCTGTGCGCGCTGGACGTGCAGCCCCGGCAGTTCGCCGAGGCCGACCTCGCCTACCTGGCCGGGATGGCCGACGAGACGGTCCGGCGCATCGAGGAGCACGCCGACCGGGCATCATGA
- a CDS encoding CheR family methyltransferase: MAGATTSGSVLSDADFERFTEYFYKRTGIHFSPGKRYFVDKRIDACIRNSRYETFASWFAALRMNDQEMLQELINQLTVNETYFLREDYQFDAMLSTVLPNVLAARGGPNRIVGPVKILSLPCSTGEEPYSIALRLLEEWEHIDHVDVEIHGADIDSEVLAKAAHASYGERSLARVPKAWVNKYFAPVGGGRYQIDEGIRSAVTLHKMNVCDTAAMRAFRDFDVIFCRNVLIYFDELSSRRAAENLYGALRPGGYLFLGHSESMSRISPIFTPARLPEGIVYQRPTGAK; this comes from the coding sequence ATGGCGGGCGCGACCACGAGCGGCTCGGTCCTGTCCGACGCCGACTTCGAACGATTCACCGAGTACTTCTACAAGCGGACCGGCATCCACTTCAGCCCGGGCAAGCGGTACTTCGTCGACAAGCGGATCGACGCCTGCATCCGCAACTCCCGGTACGAGACGTTCGCGAGCTGGTTCGCCGCGCTCCGGATGAACGACCAGGAGATGCTCCAGGAGCTGATCAACCAGCTCACCGTCAACGAGACGTACTTCCTGCGCGAGGACTACCAGTTCGACGCGATGCTCAGCACGGTGCTGCCGAACGTGCTGGCCGCCCGTGGTGGCCCGAACCGGATCGTCGGCCCCGTCAAGATCCTCTCGCTGCCCTGCTCGACCGGCGAGGAGCCGTACTCGATCGCGCTGCGCCTGCTGGAGGAGTGGGAGCACATCGACCACGTGGACGTGGAGATCCATGGCGCCGACATCGACAGTGAGGTGCTGGCCAAGGCGGCACACGCCAGTTACGGCGAGCGGTCCCTGGCCCGGGTGCCCAAGGCCTGGGTGAACAAGTACTTCGCCCCGGTCGGCGGCGGCCGCTACCAGATCGACGAGGGCATCCGCAGCGCGGTCACCCTGCACAAGATGAACGTCTGCGACACCGCGGCGATGCGCGCCTTCCGCGACTTCGACGTGATCTTCTGCCGCAACGTGCTGATCTACTTCGACGAGCTGTCCAGCCGCCGGGCCGCCGAGAACCTGTACGGCGCGCTGCGCCCGGGCGGCTACCTCTTCCTCGGGCACTCCGAGTCGATGAGCCGGATCTCGCCGATCTTCACCCCGGCCCGCCTGCCGGAGGGCATCGTCTACCAGCGACCGACCGGAGCGAAGTGA
- a CDS encoding HhH-GPD-type base excision DNA repair protein, with amino-acid sequence MSFSLPIPAEANALLDRDPLAVLLGLVLDQQITMEKAFTSPLVLAQRLGHEPTATELADFDPEALLEIFATPPALHRFPKAMAARVQEVCRVIADQYDGDVAALWRDVPTGAELYRRIFALPGFGKQKAQIFVALLGKQIGVEPAGWREAAGGYGEAGAYRSVADIVDDESLAKVREYKKAAKAEAKAAKS; translated from the coding sequence ATGAGTTTCTCCCTGCCCATTCCCGCCGAGGCGAACGCGCTGCTCGACCGCGACCCGCTCGCGGTCCTGCTCGGCCTGGTCCTGGACCAGCAGATCACCATGGAGAAGGCGTTCACCTCGCCGCTCGTGCTGGCCCAGCGGCTGGGGCACGAGCCGACCGCGACCGAGCTCGCCGACTTCGACCCGGAGGCGTTGCTGGAGATCTTCGCGACCCCGCCCGCGCTGCACCGCTTCCCGAAAGCGATGGCGGCCCGGGTGCAGGAGGTCTGCCGGGTGATCGCCGATCAGTACGACGGCGACGTCGCGGCGCTCTGGCGGGACGTGCCGACCGGCGCCGAGCTCTACCGGCGGATCTTCGCGCTGCCCGGGTTCGGCAAGCAGAAGGCGCAGATCTTCGTGGCGCTGCTCGGCAAGCAGATCGGGGTCGAGCCGGCCGGGTGGCGGGAGGCCGCCGGTGGTTACGGCGAGGCCGGGGCGTACCGGTCGGTCGCCGACATCGTCGACGACGAGTCGCTGGCCAAGGTCCGCGAGTACAAGAAGGCCGCCAAGGCGGAGGCGAAGGCCGCTAAAAGTTAG
- a CDS encoding methyl-accepting chemotaxis protein, which produces MASLLRRLSSSSEQPEQQGVRGDVVAEALEPIPAYCDVVDGHVNDVIEQTGEAAHAIIQQLVKVDSLAEVMAGDVSQLAGTLSRTEQELSQVGASNDQLVGRLIAYFLYRDHQIRALVDQMRDLNEHVKQIEEVSRATNILALNAMIEAVRAGDAGEGFSVVADEVRKLAHRSSEAAHGIGSNIADLTARLDAVLSDDTQFDRAQDFPAATEDTAMTRRLSGIANAQREMSEMVSGILRDTIDAARQVQRSSDELVGETTGAVGHVQFQDISRQMLEHVAEAVADVSRQATAVAGYARGELSADEIREQGINVEDLRAKHVMARQRFTHAAQTGSEAEAANEPLIELF; this is translated from the coding sequence ATGGCCAGCCTTCTCCGCAGGCTCTCGTCCTCTTCGGAACAACCGGAGCAGCAGGGCGTACGGGGGGACGTCGTGGCCGAGGCGCTGGAGCCGATCCCGGCGTACTGCGACGTGGTCGACGGACATGTCAACGACGTCATCGAGCAGACCGGGGAGGCCGCGCACGCGATCATCCAGCAGCTGGTGAAGGTGGATTCGCTCGCGGAGGTGATGGCCGGCGACGTGTCGCAGCTCGCCGGCACCCTCAGCCGCACCGAACAGGAGCTGAGCCAGGTCGGCGCGTCCAACGACCAGCTGGTCGGGCGCCTGATCGCGTACTTCCTGTACCGGGACCACCAGATCCGGGCGCTGGTCGATCAGATGCGTGACCTCAACGAGCACGTCAAGCAGATCGAAGAGGTGAGCCGGGCGACCAACATCCTGGCTCTGAACGCGATGATCGAGGCGGTCCGGGCCGGCGACGCCGGCGAGGGCTTCTCGGTCGTCGCCGACGAGGTGCGCAAGCTGGCGCACCGGTCGTCGGAGGCGGCGCACGGCATCGGCAGCAACATCGCCGACCTGACCGCCAGGCTGGACGCGGTGCTCTCCGACGACACGCAGTTCGACCGGGCCCAGGACTTCCCGGCGGCGACGGAGGACACCGCGATGACCCGCCGGTTGAGCGGCATCGCGAACGCCCAGCGGGAGATGTCGGAGATGGTCAGCGGCATCCTGCGGGACACCATCGACGCGGCCCGGCAGGTCCAGCGCAGCTCCGACGAACTGGTCGGAGAGACCACCGGGGCGGTCGGACATGTGCAGTTCCAGGACATCAGCCGCCAGATGTTGGAACATGTGGCTGAAGCCGTCGCTGACGTGAGCCGGCAGGCCACGGCGGTGGCCGGGTATGCCCGGGGTGAGCTCAGCGCCGACGAGATCAGGGAACAGGGCATCAACGTCGAAGACCTGCGGGCCAAGCACGTGATGGCCCGCCAGCGGTTCACGCACGCCGCGCAGACCGGCTCCGAGGCCGAGGCCGCGAACGAACCGTTGATCGAGTTGTTCTGA
- a CDS encoding chemotaxis protein CheA translates to MNPLLAQFLAEANDLLASVDDGLLQLERNPGDPELVNEVFRAAHTFKGSSGLFDFPELTRLTHAAEDLLDAVRGGRLALDSGMTDDLLAAFDLIRGWLAHVTAHERLPATAGQDAAGLITKLRAPLGGGEAAAADQETPLSVRPIDPPPQWLAHLGTEWLIDTATWLGTTSSTLRFVRYLPDQDCFFRAEDPLHLVRQVPGLDRLAVIPPESWPAAEEYDEYACLLSFVVATRAAVGELDYLFRYVPDQVTVVELDAAAIHRHLEGEDEAEFAVPAPPPRPDALHVDPELAADARAVLTAAHRTLAVGEPAGTQLAALSASVTAAAHALGVPLDLTGADQEAVNAAIEGLLGRAPVEPAAEPPAVDHPVIPALVAPPAPVPAEPTGRADDPGGQVGTRVLKVDQEKVDRLMELVGELNVAKNGLTFLAAAAEEEFGSRALSRRIKDQYAGLHRIAEELQAAVMDVRMLPLSVAFGRFPRLVRDLSRRLGKTIELVTEGEDTMADKDVIEALGDPLVHLVRNSLDHGIETSDERVAAGKAPAARLTLAAVADGDAVLVEVSDDGRGVDPVRVKRKAYEKGLITEEELESLSDSEAVDLVFRPGFSTADQISDLSGRGVGMDAVRASVEKLGGSVTMRSEWGSGTTTRLRLPLSMAVTQVMVVSVAGQRFGVPVDLVVETVRVPAAEMGRVLHQDVVVMRGEVVPVIDLARALEMPWEPDSARDLAVLVVSVNGQRIGLLVEQFHREVDVILKPMEGLLAYAAEFSGTALLGDGLVLLVLNLKEVLGLAARVA, encoded by the coding sequence ATGAACCCGTTGCTGGCTCAGTTCCTCGCCGAGGCCAACGACCTGCTCGCGTCGGTCGACGACGGCCTGCTCCAGCTGGAGCGCAACCCCGGCGACCCGGAGCTGGTCAACGAGGTCTTCCGGGCCGCGCACACCTTCAAGGGCTCGTCCGGCCTCTTCGACTTCCCGGAACTGACCCGGCTCACCCACGCCGCCGAGGACCTGCTCGACGCGGTCCGCGGCGGCCGGCTGGCGCTCGACTCGGGGATGACCGACGACCTGCTGGCCGCGTTCGACCTGATCCGCGGCTGGCTCGCGCACGTCACCGCGCACGAGCGCCTGCCGGCCACGGCCGGCCAGGACGCCGCCGGGTTGATCACCAAGTTGCGGGCCCCGCTCGGCGGCGGCGAGGCGGCGGCCGCCGATCAGGAGACCCCGCTTTCGGTACGCCCGATCGACCCGCCCCCGCAGTGGCTGGCCCATCTCGGCACCGAGTGGCTGATCGACACCGCCACCTGGCTCGGCACCACCTCCTCCACCCTGCGTTTCGTCCGCTACCTGCCGGACCAGGACTGCTTCTTCCGCGCCGAGGACCCGCTGCACCTGGTCCGCCAGGTGCCCGGCCTGGACCGGCTCGCGGTGATCCCGCCGGAGAGCTGGCCGGCGGCGGAGGAGTACGACGAGTACGCCTGCCTGCTCTCCTTCGTGGTCGCCACCCGGGCCGCCGTCGGCGAGCTGGACTACCTGTTCCGCTACGTCCCGGACCAGGTCACCGTCGTCGAGCTGGACGCCGCCGCGATCCACCGGCACCTGGAGGGCGAGGACGAGGCGGAGTTCGCCGTACCGGCTCCGCCGCCCCGCCCGGACGCCCTGCACGTGGACCCCGAGCTGGCCGCCGACGCGCGGGCCGTGCTCACCGCCGCGCACCGCACCCTGGCGGTCGGCGAGCCGGCCGGCACCCAGCTCGCCGCCCTGTCCGCCTCGGTCACCGCGGCCGCGCACGCCCTGGGCGTGCCGCTGGACCTGACCGGCGCCGACCAGGAAGCGGTGAACGCCGCGATCGAGGGCCTGCTCGGCCGCGCGCCGGTGGAGCCCGCCGCCGAGCCGCCGGCCGTCGACCACCCGGTGATCCCGGCGCTGGTCGCGCCACCGGCCCCGGTCCCGGCCGAGCCGACCGGCCGGGCCGACGACCCGGGCGGGCAGGTCGGCACCCGGGTGCTCAAGGTCGACCAGGAGAAGGTGGACCGGCTGATGGAGCTGGTCGGCGAGCTGAACGTGGCCAAGAACGGCCTCACCTTTCTGGCCGCGGCGGCCGAGGAGGAGTTCGGCAGCCGCGCGCTCAGCCGCCGGATCAAGGACCAGTACGCCGGCCTGCACCGGATCGCCGAGGAGCTCCAGGCGGCCGTGATGGACGTCCGGATGCTGCCGCTCTCGGTCGCCTTCGGCCGGTTCCCGCGGCTGGTCCGGGACCTGAGCCGGCGACTCGGCAAGACCATCGAGCTGGTCACCGAGGGCGAGGACACGATGGCCGACAAGGACGTCATCGAGGCGCTCGGCGACCCGCTGGTGCACCTGGTGCGCAACAGCCTGGACCACGGGATCGAGACCTCCGACGAGCGGGTGGCCGCGGGCAAGGCGCCGGCCGCCCGGCTCACCCTCGCGGCGGTGGCCGACGGCGACGCGGTACTGGTCGAGGTGTCGGACGACGGGCGGGGCGTTGACCCGGTGCGGGTCAAGCGGAAGGCGTACGAAAAGGGTCTGATCACCGAGGAGGAGCTGGAGTCGCTCAGCGACAGCGAGGCGGTCGATCTGGTCTTCCGCCCCGGCTTCTCGACCGCCGACCAGATCTCCGACCTGTCCGGCCGCGGTGTCGGGATGGACGCGGTCCGGGCCAGCGTGGAGAAGCTCGGCGGCTCGGTGACCATGCGCTCCGAGTGGGGCAGCGGCACCACCACCCGGCTGCGGCTGCCGCTCTCCATGGCGGTCACCCAGGTGATGGTGGTGAGCGTGGCCGGGCAGCGCTTCGGCGTGCCGGTCGACCTGGTGGTGGAGACGGTCCGGGTGCCGGCCGCCGAGATGGGCCGGGTGCTGCACCAGGACGTGGTGGTGATGCGGGGCGAGGTGGTCCCGGTGATCGACCTGGCCCGGGCGCTGGAGATGCCCTGGGAACCCGACTCGGCCCGGGACCTCGCGGTGCTCGTGGTGTCGGTGAACGGGCAGCGGATCGGCCTGCTGGTCGAGCAGTTCCACCGCGAGGTGGACGTGATCCTGAAACCGATGGAGGGGCTGCTCGCGTACGCCGCGGAGTTCTCCGGCACCGCGCTGCTCGGCGACGGCCTGGTGCTGCTGGTGCTGAACCTGAAGGAGGTGCTCGGCCTTGCCGCTCGAGTTGCGTGA
- a CDS encoding carbohydrate kinase family protein: protein MTRVIVVGDLVTDVLVEHDGPIQPGSDTAAAIRVAGGGQAANTAAWLASAGQPVTLVAAVGDDRAGRDRVAELATAGVRDAIQVRAGAATGSVVVLTGAGERTMITDRGACLLLDPAHVTAAIAGVPGAHLHLSGYPLLHAGSRPAGLAALAAARDHGLTVSVDAASAAPLRAAGPEAFLAWVRGADLLLCNADEADVLAGPGSPAAQAARLTDFVQHAVVKRGAGGAVWATRDGGSWSAPAVPVPVKDPTGAGDAFAAGLLKSWLAGDPPDTALAAGAALGATAVQLLGARPAS from the coding sequence ATGACCCGGGTGATCGTCGTCGGGGATCTGGTGACCGACGTGCTGGTGGAACACGACGGGCCGATCCAGCCGGGTTCGGACACCGCGGCGGCCATCCGCGTCGCCGGCGGCGGCCAGGCGGCCAACACGGCTGCCTGGCTGGCCTCGGCCGGGCAGCCGGTCACCCTGGTCGCGGCGGTCGGCGACGACCGGGCCGGCCGGGACCGGGTGGCCGAGCTGGCGACGGCCGGGGTGCGCGACGCGATCCAGGTGCGCGCGGGCGCGGCCACCGGCAGCGTGGTGGTGCTGACCGGCGCCGGCGAGCGCACGATGATCACCGATCGGGGCGCCTGCCTGCTGCTCGACCCGGCGCACGTGACCGCGGCGATCGCCGGCGTCCCGGGCGCCCACCTGCACCTCTCCGGCTACCCGCTGCTGCACGCCGGGTCGCGTCCGGCGGGCCTGGCGGCCCTGGCCGCGGCGCGGGACCACGGACTCACGGTGAGCGTCGACGCGGCGTCCGCCGCCCCGTTGCGCGCCGCCGGGCCCGAGGCCTTCCTTGCTTGGGTACGCGGTGCCGACCTGTTGCTGTGCAACGCCGATGAGGCCGACGTGCTGGCCGGGCCCGGAAGTCCGGCGGCGCAGGCGGCCCGTCTGACCGATTTCGTTCAGCACGCCGTGGTGAAGCGGGGCGCCGGCGGAGCCGTCTGGGCGACCCGGGACGGCGGGTCGTGGTCCGCCCCGGCCGTCCCGGTGCCGGTGAAGGACCCGACCGGCGCGGGTGACGCCTTCGCGGCCGGCCTGCTCAAGTCCTGGCTGGCCGGCGACCCGCCGGACACGGCGCTGGCGGCCGGCGCCGCGCTCGGCGCGACAGCGGTCCAGCTCCTCGGAGCCCGCCCGGCGTCATAG
- a CDS encoding DUF3039 domain-containing protein: MPVSTQILERPETKDADTGPEMFHYVRKEKIAESAVMGTHVIALCGETFPVTKSPKPGSPVCPACKEIYEAMKA, encoded by the coding sequence ATACCTGTGAGCACCCAGATCCTCGAGCGTCCGGAGACCAAGGACGCCGACACCGGTCCGGAGATGTTCCACTACGTGCGCAAGGAGAAGATCGCGGAGAGTGCCGTGATGGGCACCCACGTGATCGCGCTGTGCGGGGAGACGTTCCCGGTCACCAAGTCGCCGAAGCCGGGTTCTCCGGTGTGTCCGGCGTGCAAGGAGATCTACGAGGCCATGAAGGCCTGA